Proteins co-encoded in one Bremerella sp. TYQ1 genomic window:
- a CDS encoding DUF1559 domain-containing protein, translated as MPHVSNSGSRQGFTLVELLVVIAIIGVLIALLLPAVQQAREAARRTQCTNNLKQMGLALHNFHDTFGRFPPGACDNTRPFGNGYTGPGGHSWMAHSMPFLELGNAYDSCNFPNTSFYSSTIENAIGNTTFDVFRCPSSPMEQEFSNSTPKTMVADYIAIAGHVDGFGGVTGQDDTTDTAFGVSANNGVLTRKSQNTFASISDGSSNTIVVSEIGNYVYTSGGNRADVRSGTTHGFAAGYQRNTGSKRVHNCVTLRYIINPGKSFEYTSDSSDGVSGLGYNSPLRSAHPGGVLALVGDASVRFIPETIDTSTMARLANRSDGEVLSSF; from the coding sequence ATGCCTCACGTTTCCAATTCCGGTTCTCGACAGGGTTTTACCCTTGTTGAACTGTTGGTTGTTATCGCCATTATTGGTGTTCTGATCGCGCTACTTTTGCCGGCTGTACAACAGGCTCGTGAAGCGGCACGCCGCACCCAGTGCACCAACAATCTGAAGCAGATGGGCCTCGCTCTGCATAACTTTCACGATACATTTGGTCGTTTTCCTCCAGGCGCATGTGATAACACGCGACCCTTCGGCAACGGATACACAGGTCCTGGTGGGCATTCGTGGATGGCACACAGCATGCCATTTCTAGAGTTAGGCAATGCCTACGATAGCTGTAATTTCCCGAATACGAGCTTTTATTCGAGCACGATCGAAAACGCGATTGGAAATACTACGTTTGACGTTTTTCGTTGCCCATCTTCTCCAATGGAGCAAGAGTTTTCCAATTCGACTCCTAAGACGATGGTCGCTGACTATATTGCTATCGCTGGGCACGTCGATGGATTTGGTGGCGTGACCGGTCAGGATGACACGACTGATACCGCGTTTGGTGTCAGTGCCAATAATGGCGTTCTCACGAGGAAGTCGCAAAACACGTTCGCCTCGATTTCCGATGGAAGCAGTAACACGATCGTCGTGAGCGAAATCGGTAATTATGTTTACACCTCCGGCGGAAATCGTGCAGATGTCCGTTCAGGCACAACGCATGGTTTCGCGGCGGGCTATCAGCGGAATACCGGCTCGAAACGCGTGCACAATTGCGTAACCCTGAGGTATATCATCAACCCTGGCAAATCCTTTGAATACACTTCAGATTCTTCCGACGGTGTGAGTGGCTTAGGTTATAACAGTCCACTTCGATCAGCCCATCCAGGAGGTGTCTTGGCACTGGTCGGCGATGCCTCGGTGCGTT